In a single window of the Ruminococcus albus 7 = DSM 20455 genome:
- a CDS encoding helix-turn-helix domain-containing protein, producing MDQIKTGALIRQLRLAAGLTQKQLAEKVNVSDKAVSKWECGNGAPDVSLLTDLAEIFGTDVNTLLSGSKDINESEKGDMKKIRFYVCKDCGGIMTSTSEASVSCCGNRLSPIVPKKAEGDDVLKTEVIDGELFVTADHEMTKQHYISFLAYVCDSTVMMFRQYPEWKMQARLPLVRRGRLIWYCTEHGAYFQDIR from the coding sequence ATGGATCAGATAAAAACTGGGGCTCTGATAAGGCAGCTGAGACTTGCGGCAGGGCTTACTCAGAAACAGCTGGCAGAAAAAGTCAACGTAAGCGACAAGGCGGTATCAAAATGGGAATGCGGCAACGGTGCCCCCGATGTTTCTCTGCTTACCGACCTAGCGGAGATATTCGGCACAGATGTGAACACCCTGCTTTCGGGCAGTAAAGATATAAACGAAAGTGAGAAAGGCGATATGAAAAAGATAAGATTTTACGTATGCAAGGACTGCGGCGGCATAATGACTTCGACTTCGGAGGCTTCTGTCAGCTGCTGCGGTAACAGGCTTTCACCCATAGTGCCCAAAAAGGCGGAGGGTGATGATGTTTTGAAAACCGAGGTGATCGACGGCGAACTGTTCGTGACTGCCGACCATGAGATGACAAAGCAGCATTATATCTCATTTCTGGCGTATGTCTGCGACAGTACGGTGATGATGTTCAGGCAGTATCCCGAATGGAAGATGCAGGCAAGGCTGCCCCTTGTGCGCAGGGGAAGGCTGATATGGTACTGCACCGAACACGGGGCTTATTTTCAGGATATCAGATAA
- a CDS encoding Rqc2 family fibronectin-binding protein translates to MALDGVFLGEIKKELMPLIGGRVDKIHQPSKGELLIALRTYDGIKKLLINTVAGTARLHLTAAEIENPKQPPMFCMLMRKHLSGAKLADIRQPEHERVIMLDFDATNELGDMVRLTVTVELMGRRANLLLTDENGRIIDSIKRVSSEVSETPVLPGVVYTLPESDGRVSLTGCTREEFEDRLAEFPKQELSKGIMKTLQGISPVFARECAFFTSHSAEVNVEDMTDDHKDRLWFYIKKIREQLENSLNKFTVIKTTGGELKDFCFCNIDQYGGLMVTKHFESPSALLDYFYSERDSLSRTRQKAQDLFRLLANTIDRTESRVKNQQLELKDCARREQLKQYGDLITANLYALEKGMTEAKLVNFYDEAQPEVTVKLDKRLTPVQNAQKYFKEYRKLDTAEKVLEKLIAQGEEEAKYLDTVLDALTRARTEGDIAALRQELTEQGYISRSRQKGKPPKAMPPMRFTSSEGYDIRVGRNNAQNDRLTCKDSKKTDVWLHAKDITGCHVIISCPDRGEAAKFTPDELPPDRTIEEAAMIAAYYSKAKNSSRCDVDYTFVKFVKKPAGSKPGMVIFTHNYTITVKPDEETVLGLMHKS, encoded by the coding sequence ATGGCTCTGGACGGAGTTTTTCTCGGTGAGATAAAAAAAGAGCTCATGCCGCTTATCGGCGGCAGGGTGGATAAGATACATCAGCCGTCAAAGGGGGAGCTGCTCATTGCGCTGCGCACCTATGACGGTATAAAGAAGCTGCTGATAAATACGGTGGCAGGTACGGCAAGGCTGCACCTTACAGCTGCGGAGATAGAAAATCCCAAGCAGCCGCCTATGTTCTGTATGCTGATGAGAAAGCACCTGTCGGGTGCGAAGCTTGCAGACATTAGACAGCCTGAACATGAACGAGTGATAATGCTTGATTTTGATGCAACTAACGAGCTGGGGGATATGGTCAGACTGACGGTCACTGTGGAGCTGATGGGCAGAAGAGCGAATCTTCTCCTGACAGATGAAAACGGCAGGATAATCGACAGTATAAAAAGAGTATCCTCAGAGGTATCCGAAACACCTGTGCTGCCGGGAGTTGTGTACACTCTGCCCGAAAGCGACGGGAGAGTATCGCTGACAGGATGTACAAGGGAAGAATTCGAGGACAGGCTTGCAGAGTTCCCGAAGCAGGAGCTTTCAAAGGGCATAATGAAGACCCTGCAGGGCATATCACCTGTGTTTGCGAGAGAATGCGCATTCTTTACATCCCATTCGGCTGAGGTGAATGTAGAGGATATGACCGATGACCATAAGGACAGGTTATGGTTCTACATAAAGAAGATAAGGGAACAGCTTGAAAACAGCCTTAACAAGTTCACTGTGATAAAGACTACGGGCGGTGAACTGAAGGATTTCTGTTTCTGCAATATAGACCAGTACGGCGGACTTATGGTGACCAAACACTTTGAAAGCCCTTCGGCACTGCTGGACTACTTCTATTCCGAGCGTGACAGCCTTTCGCGTACACGTCAGAAAGCTCAGGACCTTTTCAGGCTGCTTGCGAATACCATCGACAGGACGGAATCAAGAGTAAAAAATCAACAGCTTGAACTGAAAGACTGTGCAAGGCGCGAACAGCTGAAACAGTACGGCGACCTCATCACAGCGAATCTGTATGCCCTTGAAAAAGGCATGACAGAGGCTAAACTCGTAAACTTTTACGACGAAGCCCAGCCCGAAGTGACGGTGAAGCTTGATAAGCGCCTGACTCCTGTCCAGAATGCCCAGAAGTACTTCAAGGAGTACCGCAAGCTTGATACCGCGGAAAAAGTCCTTGAAAAACTGATAGCTCAGGGCGAGGAAGAAGCAAAATACTTAGATACTGTCCTCGATGCACTTACCCGTGCCAGAACAGAGGGCGATATCGCCGCACTGAGGCAGGAACTCACCGAGCAGGGCTATATCAGCAGGAGCAGACAGAAAGGCAAGCCGCCCAAGGCTATGCCCCCCATGAGGTTTACCTCCAGCGAGGGGTACGATATACGTGTCGGCAGGAACAATGCCCAGAATGACAGACTGACCTGCAAGGATTCAAAGAAGACCGATGTATGGCTGCACGCGAAAGATATAACCGGGTGTCACGTGATAATCAGCTGTCCCGACAGGGGAGAAGCTGCAAAGTTCACCCCCGATGAGCTGCCGCCTGACCGCACTATAGAGGAAGCGGCTATGATAGCGGCATATTACTCAAAGGCTAAGAATTCATCAAGGTGTGATGTTGATTATACCTTCGTGAAGTTTGTGAAGAAGCCTGCAGGCTCGAAGCCAGGTATGGTGATATTCACACATAATTATACGATAACCGTAAAGCCTGACGAAGAAACAGTACTGGGACTGATGCACAAAAGCTGA
- a CDS encoding response regulator — translation MVIQDLKVLICDDSMFARKKMSMTISALGINEVFEAADGEEAVAKYKENKPDVVFMDIIMPRITGIEALKQIIEFDPDAKVVMASSVGTQGHLKEALRAGAADFLQKPISDEDTKAILENAAKGVL, via the coding sequence ATGGTTATACAAGATCTCAAAGTCCTCATTTGTGACGATTCCATGTTCGCTAGAAAAAAGATGAGCATGACTATATCTGCACTGGGTATCAATGAAGTATTTGAAGCCGCTGATGGTGAAGAGGCTGTTGCCAAATACAAGGAGAACAAGCCGGATGTGGTATTTATGGATATTATTATGCCAAGAATAACAGGCATCGAGGCACTCAAGCAGATAATTGAGTTTGACCCTGATGCTAAGGTCGTTATGGCTTCAAGCGTTGGTACTCAGGGACATCTGAAGGAGGCATTGCGCGCAGGCGCTGCAGATTTTCTGCAAAAGCCCATATCCGATGAGGATACAAAGGCTATACTTGAAAACGCCGCTAAGGGGGTGCTGTAA
- a CDS encoding TatD family hydrolase, translating into MAALIFDSHCHYDDRAFDEDRYELLDRLLVNEGHTVDKMLHAAVDEKSSLFGIETAQRYENYYTSIGFHPEYADDVPDNYMELLTALYEKAEGTGKLRAVGEIGLDHHYEGYNAAKQTELFVSQVKFANEKGLPIIVHCRDATEECMRILSELRPAGVMHCFSGSAETAEEVVGLGMYVGFTGSLAFKNNKKAKRACEAVPIERLLLETDCPYMAPPPYRGERSESSMIAETAKVMAEVKGVTADEILRATNENACRLFGIAPFAR; encoded by the coding sequence ATGGCAGCACTGATATTTGATTCTCATTGTCATTATGATGACAGGGCTTTCGATGAGGACAGGTATGAACTGTTGGACAGACTGCTTGTGAATGAGGGTCATACGGTCGATAAGATGCTTCATGCGGCGGTAGATGAGAAGTCCTCACTGTTCGGCATAGAAACAGCTCAGAGGTATGAAAATTATTATACCTCCATAGGCTTTCATCCCGAGTATGCCGATGACGTTCCCGATAATTACATGGAGTTGCTCACGGCACTCTATGAAAAAGCGGAGGGCACAGGCAAACTCAGGGCAGTGGGTGAGATCGGACTTGATCACCACTATGAGGGTTACAATGCCGCTAAGCAGACGGAACTTTTTGTTAGTCAGGTGAAGTTTGCCAACGAAAAAGGGCTTCCGATAATAGTACACTGCCGTGATGCGACGGAGGAATGCATGAGGATACTCAGCGAACTAAGACCTGCAGGAGTTATGCACTGCTTTTCGGGCTCGGCTGAGACCGCTGAGGAAGTTGTGGGACTTGGTATGTACGTAGGCTTTACAGGTTCGCTGGCTTTCAAAAACAACAAAAAAGCTAAACGTGCCTGCGAGGCTGTGCCTATCGAAAGGCTCCTGCTGGAAACGGATTGTCCTTATATGGCACCGCCGCCTTACAGGGGTGAACGCAGCGAAAGCTCTATGATAGCCGAGACCGCAAAGGTAATGGCTGAGGTGAAGGGTGTTACAGCGGATGAGATACTGCGGGCTACAAACGAGAATGCCTGCAGGCTTTTCGGTATAGCGCCGTTTGCCCGATAA
- a CDS encoding SseB family protein has translation MAEQNLQISGKVSNEKIDNTALVEAINAMRKEFSADAQNKVINNALRSTFLIPAIIEKNQELVADENNHVQFKDKQEAKFMLVNKAVRDENGNQTGTISFFPVFTDAEELKKMETEQSYRPFAMKFSDIAFLTESTPNVEGFVVNPFTREHNLPFTKPMLESIKQTLINFKKSKDAAMVAAAEAEAQEAAEGEKPDITVSSSDEQ, from the coding sequence ATGGCAGAGCAGAATTTACAGATCTCAGGAAAGGTCTCCAATGAGAAGATAGATAATACCGCACTGGTAGAGGCTATCAACGCTATGAGAAAGGAATTCAGTGCAGATGCACAGAACAAGGTCATCAACAATGCACTGAGATCCACATTCCTCATTCCCGCTATCATTGAGAAGAATCAGGAACTGGTGGCTGACGAAAACAACCACGTACAGTTCAAGGACAAGCAGGAAGCTAAGTTCATGCTGGTAAACAAGGCTGTACGCGACGAGAACGGCAATCAGACAGGTACAATATCTTTCTTCCCCGTATTTACAGATGCAGAAGAGCTGAAGAAGATGGAAACAGAGCAGTCTTACAGACCTTTTGCTATGAAGTTCAGCGATATAGCTTTCCTGACAGAGAGCACCCCGAATGTTGAAGGCTTTGTTGTAAACCCCTTTACCAGGGAGCACAACCTGCCTTTCACCAAGCCTATGCTGGAATCCATCAAGCAGACCCTTATAAACTTTAAGAAGAGCAAGGACGCTGCTATGGTTGCCGCTGCTGAGGCTGAAGCTCAGGAGGCTGCTGAGGGCGAAAAGCCTGATATCACAGTATCTTCTTCTGACGAGCAGTAA
- a CDS encoding glycosyltransferase family 2 protein: MAETLYLVIPCYNEEEMLPITAKALMKKMDGLIAEGKVSSDSKVMFVDDGSKDNTWEIIEKLHDMEQTNMFTGIKLSRNKGHQNALLAGLMTARKYADILISMDADLQDDINAIDGMLEKRAEGCEIVYGVRSSRETDTAFKRNTARSYYKMLEFMGVEITYDHADYRLMSKRAVDTLAEFKEVNLFLRGMVPMVGFKSDIVKYERNERVAGESKYPLKKMLAFAVEGITSLSVKPIRFITALGVFIFVISVIMLIYFLFTKAFGSTVKGWASTITSVWALGGLQMLAIGVIGEYIGKIYLETKARPKFIVDINLEEK; this comes from the coding sequence TTGGCGGAAACACTGTATTTGGTGATACCATGTTATAATGAGGAGGAGATGCTGCCCATAACCGCAAAGGCTCTTATGAAAAAAATGGACGGGCTTATTGCAGAGGGAAAGGTAAGCAGTGACAGCAAAGTAATGTTCGTGGATGACGGTTCAAAGGACAATACCTGGGAGATAATCGAAAAACTGCATGATATGGAGCAGACGAATATGTTCACGGGTATAAAGCTTTCAAGGAACAAGGGTCACCAGAATGCACTTCTGGCAGGTCTTATGACAGCCAGAAAATATGCGGACATACTGATATCTATGGACGCGGACTTACAGGATGATATCAATGCGATAGACGGTATGCTTGAAAAGCGTGCCGAGGGCTGTGAGATAGTGTACGGCGTAAGGTCTTCAAGAGAGACCGATACAGCCTTCAAGAGGAACACAGCCAGAAGCTATTATAAAATGCTGGAATTCATGGGCGTTGAGATAACCTACGACCATGCTGATTACAGACTTATGAGCAAGAGGGCTGTGGATACGCTGGCAGAGTTCAAGGAGGTCAATCTGTTCCTGAGAGGAATGGTGCCTATGGTGGGCTTCAAGAGCGACATAGTAAAGTACGAGAGAAACGAGCGTGTAGCGGGCGAATCAAAGTATCCGCTGAAAAAGATGCTGGCTTTCGCAGTGGAGGGCATAACCTCCCTTTCGGTAAAGCCTATCAGATTCATCACTGCGCTGGGCGTGTTCATATTCGTTATCTCGGTGATAATGCTGATATACTTCCTGTTCACAAAGGCGTTCGGCTCGACTGTAAAGGGCTGGGCTTCGACGATAACATCTGTGTGGGCGCTTGGCGGACTGCAGATGCTGGCTATAGGAGTTATCGGCGAATATATCGGCAAGATATATCTTGAAACAAAGGCAAGACCTAAGTTTATTGTTGACATAAATTTAGAGGAAAAGTAA
- a CDS encoding PASTA domain-containing protein, with amino-acid sequence MTDKDLDNKLTAAFDNVRADSAVKARIRKGLAGDIIMENKTISISNTDNNKVTGTAKVRRRGRIAAAAIAGVLAVGGGVYLLKDGYDRVDPGSSLSAAEDGTSPLGSYASIPDVAGMDAADAESVLREAGYTVTLRTQYDLTVPEGKAIGAELIEGTEDEVELLISAGKTKVKVPDVSGYESDAAESELKAAGFAVMLRSKYDDKVSEGQAIGTEPAAGTEFAADDMVTLYISKGPLDTQVKVPDVVGLTKERATNILEYNDLKVKVLEMPHDGDKGKVIDQSIEGDRRVDRDSEVTIYVSTGESDPVDLTVSLPMPEGLNGSYAVDVYKDGNVVYQKAILKGEAYAGRTIDLDISGKKTETLTVKIRSDETGKSVDYAVFNVNYDKKTAELAGRLDTEGLLAINSPKSETSNSNNNGEDDNIGISKSVDASSELTISLPVPEGLRGSYNVDVFKEGNPISYQHIANGASVAGGSITLDIYGKKIETLLVKITSEDTGKSVDYAVFNVNFVNKTAELVGRLDKDGLLAITPQK; translated from the coding sequence ATGACAGACAAGGATCTTGATAATAAGCTTACAGCCGCTTTCGATAATGTGCGTGCAGACAGCGCTGTCAAGGCTCGCATTCGGAAAGGCTTAGCAGGTGATATTATTATGGAGAACAAAACAATAAGTATCAGCAATACGGATAATAATAAAGTAACAGGTACGGCAAAGGTAAGAAGACGCGGCAGGATAGCTGCTGCAGCTATTGCAGGCGTACTTGCGGTAGGCGGAGGAGTTTATTTACTCAAAGACGGATATGACAGAGTAGATCCGGGAAGCAGTTTGTCGGCTGCCGAGGACGGTACAAGTCCGCTGGGCAGCTATGCTTCGATACCGGATGTAGCAGGTATGGATGCGGCGGATGCAGAGAGTGTGCTGAGAGAGGCAGGCTACACTGTAACTCTCAGAACACAGTATGATCTCACAGTGCCTGAGGGTAAGGCAATAGGTGCCGAACTGATTGAAGGTACTGAAGACGAAGTCGAACTTCTTATCAGTGCCGGCAAGACAAAAGTCAAGGTGCCTGATGTTTCAGGCTATGAGTCTGATGCGGCGGAAAGTGAGCTTAAAGCTGCAGGATTTGCTGTCATGCTCAGATCCAAGTATGACGATAAAGTTTCGGAAGGTCAGGCGATAGGTACCGAGCCGGCGGCAGGTACTGAATTTGCAGCCGATGATATGGTTACACTTTACATCAGCAAGGGTCCTCTTGATACTCAGGTAAAGGTACCGGATGTTGTCGGTCTGACCAAGGAGAGAGCTACAAATATCCTCGAGTATAACGACCTGAAAGTTAAGGTTTTGGAAATGCCCCATGACGGTGACAAGGGCAAGGTTATCGATCAGTCGATCGAGGGCGACAGAAGAGTTGATAGGGACAGCGAAGTCACTATCTATGTATCCACCGGTGAGTCCGATCCTGTTGATCTGACGGTAAGTCTGCCTATGCCCGAGGGTCTGAACGGTTCGTATGCTGTTGATGTATACAAAGACGGTAATGTTGTATATCAAAAGGCTATTTTAAAGGGCGAGGCTTATGCAGGCCGTACGATCGATCTGGATATCTCCGGTAAAAAGACCGAAACACTTACTGTGAAGATCAGAAGTGATGAAACAGGCAAGTCGGTGGATTACGCAGTGTTCAATGTAAATTATGATAAAAAGACAGCTGAACTTGCAGGCCGTCTGGATACGGAAGGATTGCTCGCAATCAATTCTCCGAAGAGCGAAACATCGAATTCAAACAATAACGGCGAAGATGATAATATCGGCATATCCAAAAGTGTCGACGCTAGTTCTGAACTGACGATAAGCCTGCCTGTGCCCGAAGGCCTGCGTGGTTCTTATAATGTTGATGTATTCAAAGAAGGTAACCCTATATCTTACCAGCATATAGCTAATGGTGCATCTGTCGCAGGCGGCTCGATCACGCTGGATATCTACGGTAAAAAGATCGAAACTCTTTTAGTTAAAATCACAAGTGAAGACACAGGAAAGTCGGTGGATTACGCAGTGTTCAATGTAAATTTCGTTAATAAGACTGCTGAGCTTGTAGGACGTCTTGATAAGGACGGACTTCTGGCAATTACTCCACAAAAATAG
- a CDS encoding NAD(+) diphosphatase — protein MRYIYCPQCGKKLVERPAGDEGFVPYCEDCEKLWFDTFPSCSIVLAANEFDEIALLRQDYMSDRYTTFVSGYITPGENAEQTAVREVREEIGLEIDSLDYAGTYWFEKQGLLMHGFIARVKKQPLVLSSEVDWADWVPAEKVIETIFPDSPGNAAFAIYRKFMGEYFKGKNVL, from the coding sequence ATGAGGTATATTTACTGCCCGCAGTGCGGAAAAAAGCTGGTGGAAAGACCTGCGGGCGATGAAGGGTTCGTGCCATACTGCGAGGACTGTGAAAAGCTGTGGTTCGATACGTTCCCGAGCTGTTCGATAGTGCTGGCGGCAAATGAGTTCGATGAGATAGCGCTGCTTCGGCAGGATTATATGTCGGACAGGTACACGACCTTTGTTTCGGGATACATAACTCCCGGGGAGAATGCTGAGCAGACAGCGGTGAGAGAAGTAAGGGAGGAGATAGGGCTTGAGATCGACAGCCTTGACTACGCAGGAACTTACTGGTTCGAGAAGCAGGGTCTGCTTATGCATGGTTTCATCGCAAGGGTGAAAAAGCAGCCGCTGGTGCTGTCATCTGAGGTTGACTGGGCTGACTGGGTGCCTGCGGAAAAGGTGATAGAAACTATCTTTCCCGATTCGCCGGGAAATGCGGCATTTGCCATATACAGGAAATTTATGGGCGAGTATTTCAAAGGTAAGAATGTCCTGTGA
- a CDS encoding RNA polymerase sigma factor: protein METACFVLSGFAAVYDEYFDMVYRICYVYFHGHSADAEDAAQTVFMHYLEANEVPEMGEHTKAWLIVTAQNVCKNMLRRHHRKDVELDAAADKGVAFQYREVIDAVMRLPENERMAVYLNLYEGYTAAETAKLMRCRENTVYSYIHRARKKLKKELGG from the coding sequence ATGGAAACAGCTTGTTTCGTGCTGAGCGGCTTTGCTGCCGTTTATGATGAATATTTTGATATGGTGTACAGGATCTGCTACGTGTATTTCCACGGTCATTCTGCCGATGCGGAAGATGCAGCTCAGACGGTATTCATGCATTACCTTGAAGCGAACGAAGTTCCCGAAATGGGAGAGCATACCAAGGCGTGGCTGATAGTTACGGCACAGAATGTCTGCAAGAATATGCTGAGGCGGCATCACAGGAAAGATGTAGAGCTTGATGCCGCGGCAGATAAGGGTGTGGCTTTTCAGTACAGGGAGGTTATAGACGCGGTGATGCGTCTGCCCGAGAATGAAAGAATGGCAGTTTACCTGAATCTCTACGAGGGCTATACCGCCGCAGAGACCGCTAAGCTGATGAGATGCCGTGAGAATACAGTATATTCCTATATACACCGTGCAAGAAAAAAGCTTAAAAAAGAGTTGGGAGGGTGA
- a CDS encoding glycoside hydrolase family 3 protein, giving the protein MIKLDWNEYLEKAAEVNAEGAVLLVNNGVLPLDKNAVTAVFGRIQLDYYKSGTGSGGMVNVAKVTGITDGLIEAGAKLNEDVLKAYKDYVAEHPYDYGEGWGGEPWCQEEMPLDDSLVKRAAESSDTAICIIGRTAGEEQDNSCKAGSYLLTDGEKAMLRKVRDNFSKMVILLNVGNIIDMGFIDEFSPDAVMYVWQGGMTGGTGTARVLLGEVSPCGKLPDTIAYDITDYPSDKNFHNRDVDIYAEDIFVGYRYFDTFAKDRVRFPFGYGLSYTQFEISAEGRKTDDGVVITAKVKNIGSAAGKEVVQVYLEAPNCKLGKAARVLCGFEKTKVLAPNEEQTLTIEVTERDIASYDDSGITGNAFAWVEEAGEYTFYAGSDVRSAKECFAFTLDSTKVIEQLEQALAPVTPFKRMVRTAEGLSYEDTPLSKVDEAARRLGYLPAETAYTGDKGIALSDVAHGKNTLDEFIAQLDDNDLNCLVRGEGMCSPKVTPGTAAAFGGVAKHLEELGIPAGCCSDGPSGMRLDVGTKAFSLPNGTLIAATFNKSLITELFTYLGLEMRANKVDCLLGPGMNIHRHPLNGRNFEYFSEDPFLTGTMAAAELEGLHSVGVEGTIKHFCANNQETNRHFIDSVASERALREIYLKGFEIAVRKSKARSVMTTYGKVNGLWTAGSFDLNTMILRKQWGFDGFTMTDWWANINDRGCAPDKNNFAAMVRAQNDVYMVCADGESGSDNVIAALADGRLTRAELQRSARNILSFMMSTHAMARKLGEDEAVEVINKPAETVDDGEGDRVFLLDGDLTIDMSGVKTERNLDYSFTVDVAQFGQYRMEMTASSTQSELAQMPVTVFSMGTAWGTFTWNGTGGKPVTFAVEEMPMFSRYTIFRLHFGLGGLDMDKIVFKKIRPAEGTGLCVEDI; this is encoded by the coding sequence ATGATAAAGCTTGATTGGAACGAATATCTCGAAAAGGCAGCAGAGGTAAACGCTGAGGGCGCAGTGCTGCTTGTGAACAACGGCGTCCTGCCGCTGGATAAAAATGCCGTTACGGCAGTTTTCGGACGTATACAGCTGGATTATTATAAAAGCGGTACGGGCTCTGGCGGAATGGTGAATGTTGCAAAGGTCACGGGAATAACCGATGGCCTTATAGAAGCAGGTGCAAAACTCAATGAGGATGTGCTGAAGGCTTACAAGGACTATGTTGCTGAACATCCCTACGATTACGGCGAGGGCTGGGGCGGCGAGCCCTGGTGTCAGGAGGAGATGCCTCTTGATGACAGCCTTGTAAAAAGGGCGGCTGAGAGTTCCGATACAGCGATATGTATTATAGGACGCACCGCAGGCGAGGAACAGGACAACAGCTGCAAGGCAGGTTCTTATCTGCTGACAGACGGTGAAAAGGCTATGCTGCGCAAGGTAAGGGATAATTTCAGCAAAATGGTGATACTGCTCAATGTGGGCAATATAATCGACATGGGCTTTATCGACGAATTCTCACCCGATGCTGTAATGTATGTATGGCAGGGTGGTATGACAGGCGGTACAGGCACTGCAAGGGTGCTGCTGGGTGAGGTATCTCCCTGCGGCAAGCTGCCCGATACTATCGCTTATGATATCACAGACTATCCCTCTGACAAAAATTTCCACAACAGGGATGTGGATATCTATGCTGAAGATATCTTCGTGGGATACAGATACTTTGATACCTTTGCAAAGGACAGGGTAAGATTCCCCTTCGGATACGGACTTAGCTATACGCAGTTTGAGATAAGTGCCGAGGGCAGAAAGACTGATGACGGTGTTGTCATAACTGCTAAAGTGAAGAATATCGGCAGTGCGGCAGGCAAGGAAGTCGTGCAGGTATACCTTGAAGCGCCCAACTGTAAGCTTGGCAAGGCTGCGCGTGTGCTTTGCGGATTTGAAAAGACAAAGGTACTTGCACCGAATGAAGAACAGACGCTGACGATAGAAGTCACCGAGCGTGATATAGCTTCCTACGATGACAGCGGCATTACAGGAAATGCCTTCGCATGGGTAGAGGAAGCAGGAGAGTACACATTCTATGCAGGCAGTGATGTGCGCAGTGCAAAGGAATGCTTTGCTTTCACACTGGATTCTACCAAGGTCATCGAACAGCTTGAACAGGCACTGGCACCTGTTACGCCTTTCAAGAGGATGGTTCGCACCGCAGAGGGTCTTTCCTATGAGGATACCCCTCTTTCAAAGGTTGACGAAGCTGCACGCAGACTTGGATATCTGCCTGCGGAAACAGCATATACAGGTGATAAGGGTATAGCCCTTTCCGATGTGGCCCATGGTAAGAACACCCTTGATGAGTTCATAGCACAGCTTGATGACAATGACCTTAACTGCCTTGTGCGCGGCGAGGGTATGTGTTCTCCAAAGGTCACTCCCGGTACGGCTGCGGCATTCGGAGGTGTGGCTAAGCACCTGGAAGAACTTGGCATACCTGCAGGGTGCTGTTCGGACGGTCCTTCGGGAATGCGTCTTGATGTAGGTACAAAGGCATTCAGCCTGCCTAACGGTACACTCATCGCGGCAACATTCAACAAGTCTCTTATCACCGAGCTTTTCACATATCTCGGATTGGAGATGCGGGCAAATAAAGTGGATTGTCTGCTGGGACCCGGTATGAATATCCACCGCCACCCCCTCAACGGCAGAAATTTCGAGTACTTTTCTGAAGACCCCTTCCTGACGGGTACAATGGCTGCGGCAGAACTTGAAGGTCTGCACAGCGTGGGCGTTGAGGGTACTATAAAACATTTCTGCGCCAACAATCAGGAGACCAACAGACATTTCATCGACTCCGTAGCAAGTGAGAGAGCGCTCCGTGAGATATACCTCAAAGGATTCGAGATAGCTGTACGAAAGAGCAAGGCACGTTCTGTTATGACGACCTACGGTAAGGTAAACGGTCTCTGGACAGCAGGCAGCTTTGACCTTAATACTATGATACTCCGCAAGCAGTGGGGCTTTGACGGCTTTACCATGACTGACTGGTGGGCAAATATCAATGACCGCGGCTGTGCTCCTGACAAGAACAATTTTGCGGCTATGGTACGTGCGCAGAATGATGTTTATATGGTATGCGCAGACGGTGAAAGCGGCAGTGACAATGTTATAGCGGCACTGGCAGACGGCAGACTTACCCGCGCAGAACTTCAGAGGTCTGCAAGGAACATACTCTCATTTATGATGAGCACTCATGCTATGGCAAGAAAGCTTGGCGAGGACGAGGCTGTTGAAGTTATCAACAAGCCTGCCGAGACCGTTGATGACGGCGAGGGCGACAGAGTGTTCCTGCTGGACGGCGACCTGACCATAGATATGAGTGGTGTTAAGACCGAGAGAAATCTCGATTACAGCTTCACTGTAGATGTGGCACAGTTCGGTCAGTACCGCATGGAAATGACAGCAAGCTCCACACAGAGCGAGCTTGCACAGATGCCCGTGACCGTATTCAGCATGGGTACTGCATGGGGCACATTCACATGGAACGGCACAGGCGGAAAACCCGTGACCTTCGCCGTGGAAGAAATGCCCATGTTCTCCCGGTATACTATATTCAGGCTTCACTTCGGTCTGGGCGGACTTGATATGGATAAGATAGTATTCAAAAAGATAAGACCCGCCGAGGGCACAGGTCTGTGCGTTGAGGATATCTGA